The Henckelia pumila isolate YLH828 chromosome 2, ASM3356847v2, whole genome shotgun sequence genome includes a window with the following:
- the LOC140878860 gene encoding secreted RxLR effector protein 161-like has product MTASKAVSTPIGAHFKLRAVKDDQKELESLHMRNMPYSNAVGSIMYMMISTRPDISYGLGLLSRFMSKPSREHWQAINWLLKYLKGSSKLKLKYSKLPTYLCEVVGYCDLDYASDLDKRRSISSYVFTVDGNVVIWKSNLQNVLALSTTEAGYISHIEAVKEVLWIKGFVTELGFEQKVVTIFCDSQSSIHLSKNSVFHERTKHIDVRLHFGRDIISQGSVNVQKIDNLVNPADVMTKVVSVGKLKDL; this is encoded by the coding sequence ATGACAGCATCCAAGGCAGTAAGTACTCCTATAGGTGCTCATTTTAAATTGAGGGCAGTGAAAGATGACCAAAAAGAATTGGAATCTCTTCACATGAGGAACATGCCATACTCAAATGCGGTTGGAAGCATAATGTACATGATGATATCAACAAGGCCTGATATCTCATATGGATTAGGACTTCTAAGTAGGTTTATGAGTAAACCTAGTAGAGAACATTGGCAAGCAATTAATTGGCTGCTCAAGTACTTGAAGGGATCCTCGAAACTAAAgcttaaatattcaaaattgcCAACATATTTGTGTGAAGTTGTAGGATACTGTGATTTGGATTATGCTTCAGACCTGGACAAAAGAAGATCGATTTCAAGCTATGTTTTTACAGTCGATGGGAATGTAGTTATCtggaaatcaaatcttcaaaatGTGTTAGCCTTGTCCACGACTGAGGCAGGGTACATATCCCACATTGAAGCGGTAAAGGAAGTCCTATGGATTAAAGGTTTTGTCACAGAGTTGGGTTTTGAACAAAAAGTTGTTACAATTTTCTGTGATTCACAAAGTTCTATTCATTTATCCAAGAACTCTGTCTTCCATGAACGAACTAAGCACATTGATGTGAGATTACATTTTGGGAGAGATATCATCTCACAAGGGAGTGTCAATGTTCAGAAGATAGACAATTTGGTTAATCCAGCAGATGTTATGACCAAGGTTGTATCAGTTGGTAAGTTAAAGGATCTTTGA